In the genome of Paenibacillus pabuli, one region contains:
- a CDS encoding response regulator transcription factor, whose amino-acid sequence MFKIMLIEDDESLFSEIKERLSQWSYDVYGIQDFGKVMQEYSAIQPQLVIIDIQLPQYDGFHWCRMIRAHSNVPIIFLSSRDHPTDMVMSMHLGADDFIQKPFHFDVLIAKIQATLRRVYNYNTERIELRTWRGATIEYVKNTLTHDNESVLLTKNEMFILKVLVEHKNQIVTREDLIRSLWDHEHFVSDNTLTVNVNRLRKKLEPLDLDGYIETKVGQGYMATEEAEA is encoded by the coding sequence ATGTTTAAAATTATGCTCATTGAAGACGATGAATCGTTATTCAGTGAAATCAAAGAACGGTTATCCCAGTGGTCATATGACGTGTATGGCATACAGGATTTTGGCAAAGTGATGCAGGAATACAGTGCCATTCAACCACAGCTGGTCATTATTGATATTCAGCTTCCGCAGTATGACGGATTTCATTGGTGTCGCATGATTCGCGCTCATTCTAATGTGCCGATTATTTTTCTGTCCTCACGGGATCATCCTACAGATATGGTTATGTCGATGCACCTGGGCGCAGATGATTTCATTCAGAAGCCCTTCCATTTCGATGTGCTGATCGCCAAGATCCAGGCGACCCTGCGCAGGGTATACAACTACAATACAGAGCGGATTGAACTGCGTACATGGCGTGGGGCTACCATTGAATATGTGAAAAATACACTTACTCATGACAATGAATCGGTTCTTTTGACCAAAAATGAAATGTTCATTCTCAAAGTGCTGGTTGAGCACAAAAATCAAATTGTGACCCGCGAAGATCTGATTCGCAGCTTGTGGGATCATGAGCATTTTGTGAGTGACAACACGCTGACAGTTAACGTCAATCGCCTTCGCAAAAAGCTGGAGCCTCTGGATCTGGATGGTTATATCGAAACCAAGGTAGGACAGGGCTACATGGCAACGGAAGAGGCAGAAGCATGA
- a CDS encoding sensor histidine kinase, translating into MIGKYIREKLSWLLLLISMQLIILFVAYIDTSIPFRSVAYIVALNVVVCIVFIWARYPRETRFYKRLTTWDHTYDSGDLDIAESPYERIVHDAVTSQTERYRKESSSHFILLEQEKDEMLAWIHEVKTPLTALQLMIERMPDEKLQGQMTYEWLRIHQLLDQQLHQKRIPFMHNDLFLEETELEPILNGEIRALKSWCISKRIGFEVSLHVAKVLTDSKWLGFIIRQLLSNAVKYSHSSDIVIESKEQDGHIILTIQDYGRGIEAQDLPRIFDKGFTSTQGRLEGTATGMGLYLTRQVAQTLRIDVKVQSASGEGTSVKLIFPRKNDMIHLAGV; encoded by the coding sequence ATGATTGGCAAATACATACGGGAAAAGCTCAGTTGGCTATTACTGCTTATAAGCATGCAGCTCATCATATTATTTGTGGCCTATATCGATACGTCCATTCCATTCCGATCTGTAGCGTATATCGTTGCGCTGAATGTAGTGGTATGCATTGTATTTATCTGGGCGAGATATCCAAGAGAAACCCGCTTCTACAAAAGATTAACCACCTGGGATCACACCTATGATTCGGGGGATTTGGATATCGCGGAAAGTCCTTATGAACGGATTGTGCACGATGCCGTGACTTCCCAGACCGAGCGTTATCGGAAGGAGTCCTCGTCTCATTTTATTTTGCTGGAGCAGGAGAAGGATGAGATGTTGGCCTGGATTCACGAGGTGAAGACGCCCCTAACCGCGCTGCAACTCATGATTGAGCGTATGCCGGATGAAAAGCTTCAGGGCCAAATGACGTATGAATGGCTGCGCATTCATCAACTGCTTGATCAGCAGCTTCACCAGAAGCGTATTCCATTTATGCATAATGATTTGTTTCTGGAAGAAACAGAGCTTGAACCAATTTTGAATGGCGAGATCAGAGCTTTGAAGTCGTGGTGTATATCCAAACGGATTGGCTTCGAAGTGTCATTACATGTGGCCAAGGTGCTTACCGACAGCAAATGGTTGGGCTTTATTATACGGCAGCTTCTCAGCAATGCGGTGAAATATAGTCATTCCTCTGACATTGTCATTGAGAGCAAGGAACAGGATGGACACATCATATTGACCATTCAGGATTATGGACGAGGGATCGAAGCACAGGATTTACCGCGTATCTTTGATAAAGGCTTCACTTCAACTCAAGGAAGACTGGAAGGAACGGCAACGGGAATGGGTTTGTATTTGACCAGACAGGTGGCACAGACACTTCGTATAGACGTTAAGGTACAGTCTGCTTCCGGAGAGGGAACTAGCGTTAAGTTGATTTTCCCGCGAAAGAATGACATGATCCACCTTGCAGGCGTGTGA
- a CDS encoding ABC transporter ATP-binding protein — protein MWILEAKKIHKVYGNKLNKQEVLKGIDLGVSKGEFVGIMGPSGSGKTTLLNVLSSIDRVSQGTIDIEGQEFTGMKEKQLAEFRKHHLGFIFQDYNLLDTLTVKENVLLPLSITNIPKHEAHRKFEQIARELGIYELKDKYPSEISGGQKQRTSAARAFVHDPSIIFADEPTGALDSKSASDLLGKLSDMNSKHQATIIMVTHDPLAASYCSRVIFIRDGQIYTQLNKGDESRQSFFNDIIKTQGVLGGVQP, from the coding sequence ATGTGGATACTGGAAGCCAAAAAAATTCATAAAGTCTATGGCAACAAACTAAATAAACAGGAAGTCCTCAAGGGGATAGATCTCGGGGTAAGTAAAGGCGAATTTGTTGGAATTATGGGACCTTCAGGTTCAGGGAAAACGACACTGCTGAATGTTCTTTCCTCGATCGATCGGGTAAGTCAGGGCACGATTGACATTGAGGGCCAGGAATTCACCGGCATGAAGGAGAAACAGCTGGCTGAATTCCGCAAACATCATCTCGGCTTTATTTTTCAGGATTATAATCTGCTGGATACCCTCACGGTGAAGGAAAATGTATTGCTGCCGCTCTCCATTACGAATATTCCGAAGCATGAGGCACACCGGAAGTTCGAACAAATTGCCCGTGAACTGGGCATATATGAGCTGAAAGACAAATATCCTTCCGAAATCTCGGGTGGACAGAAGCAGCGGACTTCGGCTGCACGTGCGTTTGTGCATGATCCCAGCATTATTTTCGCTGATGAACCGACAGGTGCACTTGATTCTAAATCGGCTTCGGACCTGCTTGGCAAATTGAGTGATATGAACAGTAAACACCAGGCTACCATTATTATGGTTACGCATGATCCGTTGGCCGCAAGTTATTGCAGCAGGGTGATATTCATCCGGGATGGTCAAATCTACACTCAATTAAATAAGGGAGATGAGTCCAGGCAATCCTTCTTCAATGACATTATCAAAACTCAGGGCGTATTGGGTGGTGTGCAGCCATGA
- a CDS encoding ABC transporter permease: MSLNYIIFRNLRKNLRNYYLYVFALIFSVALYFSFVTLQYDPSMNEVAESTKGAAGIGASSVLLIVIVGIFLLYANTIFIKRRSKEIGLFQLIGLTKGRIFGILSAENCILYFGSMVIGIVIGFLGSKLILMILFKIISVDAITKLYFSPMALVQTLIVFAALYLLIMLMNYTFIRAQSILSLFRVSSTTEQQVQKLSVGQILIGIMGIVLIVFGYALSARLFSGEELDMQQLMYMMILILFSVILGTYLFYKGSVSFLFNLIRRSKKGYLSINEVLSLSSIMFRMKSNALLLTIITTVSALAIGMLSLSYISYYSAEAQAKESLPEDFSFAQANVKNRFVAELDNKQIPYEEKHRQPLYIEIDAHQVMDDSLTNELLFSSVVSDNMVDNIDLKPGEVIFMGYGNVIQQLISIQEKGPIVLHGLKQAIDQKLIGTTKQGVLPVYYTKGTPVAVVDESVYAELAQDLDPKLQKGEATDYYGVQITDPGQDENAYAIFADMKLKAPSFSQIEFRNNQRTSMGLIMFIVGFLGLTFLITSGCILYFKQMNESEEEKSNYTILRKLGFTQGNLLRGIQFKQLFNFGIPLVVGLSHSYFAVKSGWFFFGTELVTPTVIVMIVYTLLYSIFGLLSVLYYKRVIKESL, translated from the coding sequence ATGAGTCTGAACTACATCATTTTTCGCAATCTGAGGAAGAACCTGAGAAATTATTATCTTTACGTCTTTGCCCTGATCTTTAGTGTGGCGCTGTATTTTTCCTTTGTAACGCTGCAATATGATCCCTCCATGAATGAGGTTGCTGAATCAACGAAAGGAGCTGCTGGAATAGGCGCATCCTCCGTGTTGCTGATTGTCATTGTGGGCATTTTTCTGCTCTACGCCAATACGATCTTTATCAAGCGACGCAGTAAGGAGATTGGTTTGTTTCAGCTGATTGGACTGACGAAGGGAAGAATTTTTGGCATCTTGAGTGCGGAGAATTGCATTCTCTACTTCGGCTCTATGGTGATTGGTATTGTGATTGGGTTTCTCGGTTCCAAGCTGATATTGATGATTTTGTTCAAAATTATTAGCGTTGATGCAATTACGAAGCTGTACTTCTCACCAATGGCGCTGGTACAGACGCTTATTGTATTTGCTGCGTTGTACCTGCTCATCATGCTGATGAATTATACCTTTATCCGGGCACAGAGCATCCTTTCACTATTTCGGGTGTCTTCTACAACGGAGCAGCAAGTACAGAAGTTGTCTGTGGGGCAGATTCTGATCGGCATCATGGGTATTGTCCTGATCGTGTTTGGATATGCTTTGTCTGCTCGATTGTTCAGTGGCGAGGAATTGGATATGCAGCAGTTAATGTACATGATGATTTTAATTCTGTTTTCGGTCATTTTGGGGACCTATCTGTTCTATAAAGGTTCCGTCAGTTTTCTCTTTAATCTGATCCGCAGAAGCAAAAAAGGTTATCTCTCTATTAACGAGGTATTATCGTTATCCTCCATCATGTTTCGCATGAAGTCGAATGCCTTGCTGCTGACCATTATTACTACCGTATCGGCACTCGCCATAGGCATGTTGTCGCTCAGTTACATTTCCTATTATTCGGCAGAGGCGCAAGCCAAGGAAAGTCTGCCAGAAGATTTTTCATTTGCTCAGGCTAATGTGAAAAATCGTTTTGTAGCCGAACTGGATAACAAACAAATTCCATATGAAGAAAAGCACAGGCAACCTTTGTATATTGAAATTGATGCACATCAGGTGATGGATGATTCTCTAACGAATGAACTATTGTTCAGTAGTGTAGTTAGTGACAATATGGTGGATAACATCGACCTGAAACCAGGCGAAGTCATTTTCATGGGATATGGAAATGTGATTCAGCAGTTAATTTCAATTCAGGAGAAAGGCCCAATTGTTCTACACGGGTTGAAGCAGGCTATTGACCAAAAATTGATCGGAACTACCAAACAGGGAGTGCTTCCTGTATATTACACCAAAGGTACGCCTGTTGCGGTTGTGGATGAATCGGTTTATGCGGAGCTTGCGCAGGATCTTGACCCGAAACTTCAAAAAGGGGAAGCGACCGATTATTACGGTGTGCAAATTACAGATCCAGGGCAAGATGAGAATGCATACGCCATTTTTGCAGATATGAAATTGAAGGCTCCGAGTTTCTCCCAGATCGAATTCAGAAATAACCAGCGTACCAGTATGGGCCTAATCATGTTCATTGTTGGTTTCCTGGGTTTAACCTTCCTGATTACATCCGGGTGCATCCTCTATTTCAAACAAATGAATGAGAGCGAAGAGGAGAAATCGAACTATACGATTCTGAGAAAACTTGGATTTACGCAAGGCAATCTGTTACGCGGAATCCAGTTCAAGCAGTTGTTTAATTTCGGCATTCCACTTGTTGTGGGACTGAGCCATAGTTATTTTGCCGTGAAATCAGGCTGGTTCTTCTTTGGTACAGAACTGGTCACACCTACGGTAATCGTCATGATTGTGTATACGTTGTTGTATTCAATCTTCGGCCTGTTGTCCGTATTGTATTACAAACGTGTGATTAAAGAATCATTGTAG
- the pgsA gene encoding CDP-diacylglycerol--glycerol-3-phosphate 3-phosphatidyltransferase, whose translation MNLANKITLARMALIPLFMLCFIPFPSWIQESSEFIRFLDQHGLVIGVIIFAIAAGTDKLDGYVARKYNQITNLGKLLDPLADKLLISVALIMMVQENLIGSWIAVIIIGREIVITALRMIATEQGIALAADRYGKIKMVLQVAAIITVLLNNAPFSLLTDVRIDMILLWLAAGVTLLSGLNYIVVNYKLLHNGR comes from the coding sequence ATGAACCTGGCTAACAAAATCACCCTGGCGAGAATGGCATTGATTCCATTGTTTATGTTGTGCTTTATCCCGTTTCCGTCTTGGATACAGGAGTCGAGTGAGTTTATTCGTTTTTTGGATCAGCATGGCTTGGTGATAGGAGTTATTATTTTTGCAATAGCTGCAGGTACGGATAAGCTGGATGGGTATGTGGCAAGAAAATATAATCAAATCACCAATCTGGGAAAATTGCTTGATCCACTGGCAGATAAACTGTTGATTTCGGTTGCTCTGATCATGATGGTTCAGGAGAATCTGATCGGTTCATGGATTGCTGTGATCATTATTGGACGTGAAATTGTCATCACAGCGCTGCGTATGATTGCTACTGAACAGGGAATTGCTCTGGCTGCTGATCGATATGGCAAGATTAAAATGGTGCTCCAGGTGGCAGCTATCATCACTGTGTTATTGAATAATGCTCCGTTTAGTTTGCTGACTGATGTGCGGATTGATATGATTTTATTATGGCTGGCGGCAGGAGTTACGCTGTTATCGGGATTGAACTATATCGTGGTGAACTATAAGTTGCTTCACAACGGAAGATAG